Proteins from one Flavobacterium branchiarum genomic window:
- a CDS encoding TerD family protein has protein sequence MAINLEKGQRQSIDAPKFTVGLGWDSNSSSTGEGFDLDASVFLVGANGKLPSDNHFVYYNNLKSPDQAVVHTGDNLTGDGDGDDEKIQIDLSKIAPEVSEISFVVTIHHADTKRQNFGQIRNSFIRILDQSNVELVKYELDEDFSIETAVEFGRIYKRNDEWKFEAVGVGMKGGLQDYLNKYN, from the coding sequence ATGGCAATTAATTTAGAAAAAGGGCAAAGACAAAGTATCGATGCACCAAAATTTACTGTTGGATTAGGATGGGATAGTAACTCTAGTAGTACTGGAGAAGGTTTTGACTTAGATGCATCAGTCTTTTTAGTTGGTGCTAATGGAAAACTTCCATCTGATAATCACTTTGTATATTATAACAATCTAAAATCACCAGATCAAGCTGTAGTACATACTGGAGACAATTTAACTGGAGACGGCGATGGTGATGATGAAAAAATACAAATTGATTTATCAAAAATTGCTCCTGAAGTTTCTGAAATTTCATTTGTAGTTACCATTCATCATGCAGATACTAAAAGACAAAATTTTGGTCAAATCAGAAATTCATTTATCAGAATTCTAGATCAATCGAATGTAGAATTGGTTAAATACGAATTAGACGAAGATTTCTCTATCGAAACTGCTGTTGAGTTTGGAAGAATTTACAAAAGAAACGACGAATGGAAATTTGAAGCTGTTGGCGTAGGAATGAAAGGTGGTTTACAAGATTACTTAAATAAATACAATTAA